TGCGGCCGGTCGTAGGCGTAGGCCGGATAGCACGAGGTGGGGTGGGCGCCGTACGGCACCTCGGCCACCGCGCTCACCAGGTGCGCCGGGATCGTCACGCCCGCCCGCACCACCTCCTCGGTGGACACCACCCGTTCCACCGTCGCGACGACGTTCCGCGCGGCCGCGGCGAACCGCTCGTCGAGCACGTACGGCTGGTCCAGGTGCAGGTTGCCATGACGGTCGCCGAGCGGCGCGTGGATCAGGGCGACGTCCGGGCGCAGCGGCGGGACGGCCACGAGCGTCTCGCCCGTGAAGGGGCAGGTGATCTCGCGGTACTCCGGGTGCAGGCGTCGGATGTCGGACCCCTTGACGCCCCGGACCGGCATGAACGGCAGGCCGAACTCGGCGGCGCGTAGCTGCGCGAGAATGGTCGCGCAGCAGCTCTCCCGGATTTCGACGGTGCCCTCCTGGGCCGCGCGTCGGTATGCCGGGGCGAGGCCCAGGTCCTGCTCGAAGCCGACGTAGCTCTCCTCGCATACGGCGACCGCGCCGGCGGCCACCAGCAGGTCGACGTCGATGCCGTGCGCCGAACCGACCACGTGCAGGCCGCGGCGGCCCTGGCGGATGAGCTCGCGGACCAGCGCCATCGGCAGGCGGGCCGACAGGCCTCCGCCCAGCGCGACCATGGCGCCGTCTGTGACGAACCCGGCGGCCCGCTCGAGGTCGACGAGCTTGTCGGGGTCCAGGTGGAAGGGCATGGCTCGGTCTCCTCCCGCTGTGGCTCCTACTGCGCGGTCATCCCGCCGTCGGCGGTCACGATCGACCCGGTGAGGAAGGAGGAGTCGTCGCTGGCCAGGAACAGCGCGACGCGGGCGATCTCCTCAGGTGTACCGAGCCTGCCGATCGGGTACTTGGCGACGGTCATCGCCAGTCCGGCCTCCAGGTCGCCACCGCCGCGCGCCCGCAGCATCGGCTCCATGAGAGGGGTGAAGACGGTGCCCGGGCAGATGGCGTTGACCCGGATGCGGTGGCTGGCGAGGTCGAGCGCCATGGACCGGGTGAGGGACACCACCGCGCCCTTGGCGGCGCAGTAGGCGGCGAAGTTGCGGATCCCGACCAGCGCGGCGACCGAGCCCTGATTGATGATCGCGCCGCCGCCGGATTCGGCGATGCGCGGCACCGCCGCCCGCGAGCACAGGAAGGTGCCCTTGACGTTGACCGCGAAGCACCGGTCCCAGTCGGCCTCTGTCGCCTCGGCGACCGACCCGGAGCTGTCCACCCCGGCGTTGTTGTACAGGACGTCGAGCCGCCCGAACTCCGCCACGGCCCGGGCGACGGCGGACTCGGCCTGTTCGGCGACCGCCACATCGACGGGGACCGCGATCGCTTTGCCGCCCCCCTTGGTGATCTTGAGCGCCGTCTCCTCAGCCGCTTCTGCGCGCAGGTCGGCCACTACCACGGCCGCGCCCTCGGCGGCGAACAGCTCGGCGGCGGCTTGGCCGATCCCCGAGCCAGCGCCGGTGATCAGTGCGACCTTGCCGTCCAGTCGCCCAGTCATGTCTTCCGTCCTCTCTGGTCTGCGTCACAGCTCACAGCGCCGTCCACCCGCCGGCGACCACGAGGGCGTGTCCGGTCAGGTAGGCGAGTCGGTCCCCGGCGAGCAGGGCGATCGCCTCCGCGATCTCCTCAGGGCGGGCCACTCGGCCCATCGGGATGGTGGCCTCGACCTGCGCCCGCAGCTCGGGCACGTCGGTACGGATCGCGAGGACGTCTCCGGCGGAGACGGCCACGTTGAGGACCGTGACCCGGAAGCCGTCCTCAACCAGCCGCTTCGTCGTCGCCTGCCCGATCCCGGACGCGCCGCCGGTGACGACCGCGACCCGGTCCGCCGCAGAGCTCTGAAACCCGGACATGGCTAGGCCAGGACCTGCTCGTTCGGCCGCGCTGCGGCGGCCATCGCCGCTTGCGCCGCCAGCAGGACCGGTTCGTAGACGGGAGCGTATGGCGGCGCGTAGGACAGGTCCGCGGCGAGGAGGTCGGTCAGGTCGAAGCCCGCCTGGAGCGCGATGGCGAGCGCATCGATCCGCTTGGCAACACCGTCGCCGGCGCCGACGAGTTGCGCGCCGAGCAGCCGTCCGTCGCGCTGGTGGACCAGGCGAACGGAGACCGGACCGGTGTTCGGGTAGTACTTGGCGCGAGACCTGCCCTCCACATCGGTGGCGACCGCGGGCAATCCCTCGGCGAGGGCCTCGGTGAGAGTGAGTCCCGTCCGGGCGACGGCGAGGTCGAACACCTTCACCACCGCCGTGCCGACGATCCCGGGGAACCGCGCATCCCCGCCCGCGGCGACGGTGCCGGCCACCCGCCCGGTCTTGTTGGCGGCCGGGCCGAGCGGCACGAACGCCGGGCGGCCGAGCACCCGGTGGTACGGGGCGATGCAGTCGCCGACGGCGTACACATCCGGCAGCGACGTGCGCATTTGATCGTCGACGAGCAGCGCGCCGCCGGGGCCGGTCGCCGCGCCCGCCGCGGCGGCGATGTCGGATCCGGGGCGCACGCCGACGGCCAGCACGATCACGTCCACCGCCAGCGACGACCCGTCGATGACCGCCTCCAGTTGGTCGGCCGTGCGGCGTACCTCCTCCAGCCGCGCGCCGAGCCGCAGGTCCACCCCTTGGCGGCGTACCTCCTTCTCGACCAGCGCCGCTATGGGCGCGTCGAGGTTCGGCATGACCTGCGACGTCATCTCGACCACGGTCACGGCCACGCCGCGTGCGGCGAGCGCCTCGGCCATCTCCAAGCCGATGTAACCGGCGCCGACCACCAGGGCACGGCCGATTCGCCCGGCGTCGAGGAGGCTGCGCAGGCTGATCGCGTCCTCCAACGCCCGGACGGTGAACACCCGCTGGTCGGAGAGCCCCGGCACGGGCGGGAGCGCGGGCACGCCTCCGGTCGCGACGACCAACCTGTGGTAGGACATGCGCGCTTCCCGGCCGTCCTCGACGTAGTAGACGACGTGCCGGTCCGGATCGAGCCGCGTGGCCCGCGCGTTCAGCTTCAAGTTGATCCGTCGGCGGTCGCGGAAGAATGCCGGCGGGTAGGCGACCAGGTCGTCCGCGGCGGTGACCAGGCCGCTCAGGTAGTACGGGATGCCGCACAGGCCGTACGCGGCGAACCCGCTGGCCTCCAGGACCACGATCTCCAGGGACGGGTCGACACGACGCGCCGCGGATGCCGCCGACATCCCCGCCGCGCCGCCGCCGACGACGACCAATCGGTGCCTCACGCTTCGCTCCTCCCGCTTGGTAGCCGGAACGCTAGGAATGCGGCGCAGGACCATCCATGACCCAGCAGGGCGAAAGAACCGTCGATGTTGGTACTGGCAGGACACAGACTGGGAAACTCCGTCTGCCTACGGTCGAGCCAGGCATCAACCAGTGGAGGCGTAGCCGTGTGGGACTGTCCGGACTTCCTCGCGCTACCCGACCGCGCGCAAAAGCCGCGTCGCCATGGGATCACCCACGTCCTCGACAAGGGCACGACGACCGCGGAGCTGGAGGCTCTGCTTGCGCAGGTGGGGCATCTTGTGGACGTGCTCAAGATCGGGTGGGGCATCGCGTACATCGACCCGACGATCAAAGAGCGCGTCGCGCTGTGCCACGCGGCCGGCGTCACGGTCTGCCTCGGTGGGACGCTGCTCGAGGTGGCCGTGTGCCAGGGCCGCGAGGCTGAGCTGCGGCGCTGGGCGGTCGAGATCGGCATCACCGCGGTCGAGGTGTCCAACGGCTTGCGCGCGATGACTGCTGAGTGGAAAACCGAGCTGATCCGTTCCCTGGCCGCGGACTTCACGGTGCTCGCGGAGACCGGAGCCAAGGACGGCAACGCCCCCGTGGTGACCG
This window of the Carbonactinospora thermoautotrophica genome carries:
- a CDS encoding FAD-dependent oxidoreductase codes for the protein MRHRLVVVGGGAAGMSAASAARRVDPSLEIVVLEASGFAAYGLCGIPYYLSGLVTAADDLVAYPPAFFRDRRRINLKLNARATRLDPDRHVVYYVEDGREARMSYHRLVVATGGVPALPPVPGLSDQRVFTVRALEDAISLRSLLDAGRIGRALVVGAGYIGLEMAEALAARGVAVTVVEMTSQVMPNLDAPIAALVEKEVRRQGVDLRLGARLEEVRRTADQLEAVIDGSSLAVDVIVLAVGVRPGSDIAAAAGAATGPGGALLVDDQMRTSLPDVYAVGDCIAPYHRVLGRPAFVPLGPAANKTGRVAGTVAAGGDARFPGIVGTAVVKVFDLAVARTGLTLTEALAEGLPAVATDVEGRSRAKYYPNTGPVSVRLVHQRDGRLLGAQLVGAGDGVAKRIDALAIALQAGFDLTDLLAADLSYAPPYAPVYEPVLLAAQAAMAAAARPNEQVLA
- a CDS encoding CoA transferase subunit A, whose product is MPFHLDPDKLVDLERAAGFVTDGAMVALGGGLSARLPMALVRELIRQGRRGLHVVGSAHGIDVDLLVAAGAVAVCEESYVGFEQDLGLAPAYRRAAQEGTVEIRESCCATILAQLRAAEFGLPFMPVRGVKGSDIRRLHPEYREITCPFTGETLVAVPPLRPDVALIHAPLGDRHGNLHLDQPYVLDERFAAAARNVVATVERVVSTEEVVRAGVTIPAHLVSAVAEVPYGAHPTSCYPAYAYDRPHLVEYTRAAAAGGTELARYLDRYVTGAPTEEAYRKAVGEDRLAKLTTWSASTAAWKELFA
- a CDS encoding SDR family oxidoreductase; amino-acid sequence: MSGFQSSAADRVAVVTGGASGIGQATTKRLVEDGFRVTVLNVAVSAGDVLAIRTDVPELRAQVEATIPMGRVARPEEIAEAIALLAGDRLAYLTGHALVVAGGWTAL
- a CDS encoding phosphosulfolactate synthase, with amino-acid sequence MWDCPDFLALPDRAQKPRRHGITHVLDKGTTTAELEALLAQVGHLVDVLKIGWGIAYIDPTIKERVALCHAAGVTVCLGGTLLEVAVCQGREAELRRWAVEIGITAVEVSNGLRAMTAEWKTELIRSLAADFTVLAETGAKDGNAPVVTGHWLAEMEADLAAGATWVIAEGRESGTVGLYHEDGTVRADLVEAVAARLPIDRVIFEAPRKAQQAWFVRRFGADVNLGNVPLDEVIPLETLRLGLRADTAVVPMGAQA
- a CDS encoding SDR family NAD(P)-dependent oxidoreductase, which codes for MTGRLDGKVALITGAGSGIGQAAAELFAAEGAAVVVADLRAEAAEETALKITKGGGKAIAVPVDVAVAEQAESAVARAVAEFGRLDVLYNNAGVDSSGSVAEATEADWDRCFAVNVKGTFLCSRAAVPRIAESGGGAIINQGSVAALVGIRNFAAYCAAKGAVVSLTRSMALDLASHRIRVNAICPGTVFTPLMEPMLRARGGGDLEAGLAMTVAKYPIGRLGTPEEIARVALFLASDDSSFLTGSIVTADGGMTAQ